The following is a genomic window from Microbispora sp. ZYX-F-249.
CTCGCGGTTCACCGCGATCACTCCGCCGTACGCGGAGACCGGGTCGCACTCGTGCGCCTTGCGGTGCGCCTCGGCCACGTCGGCGCCCACCGCGATGCCGCAGGGGTTGGCGTGCTTGATGATGGCCACGCACGGCTCGTCGAAGTCCCAGGCGGCCCGCCAGGCCGCGTCGGCGTCGACGTAGTTGTTGTAGGACATCTCCTTGCCGTGCAGCTGCTCGGCGTTGGCCAGGCCGTCCTCGCCGCCGGTGTAGAGGGCCGCTCCCTGGTGCGGGTTCTCGCCGTACCGCAGCGCTGCCTTGCGCTTCCACGCCGCGCCCATGAAGGACGGCCAGTCGCCCTCGGGCGCGTACACGTTGGCGAACCAGGACGCGACCGCGACGTCGTAGGCGGCGGTGTGGGCGTACGCCGTGGCGGCCAGCCTCCTGCGCTCGGTCAGCGTGAAGCCGCCCTCGGCGACCGCGGCCAGGACCTCGCCGTACGCCGCGGGGTCGACGACCACGGCCACCGTGCCGTGGTTCTTGGCGGCGGCGCGGATCATCGCGGGCCCGCCGATGTCGATCTGCTCGACGCACTCGGCGTCGGAGGCGCCGGAGGCGACCGTGGCGGCGAAGGGATACAGGTTCACCACCGCGAGCTGGAACGCCTCGATCTCCAGCTCCTCCAGTTGCTTGACGTGGGCGGGGTTGTCGCCGTCGGCGAGCAGCCCGGCGTGGACCCGCGGGTGGAGGGTCTTGACCCGTCCGTCCAGGCACTCGGGGAATCCGGTGAGCGACTCCACCTTCGTGACCGGCACGCCGTAGGAGGCGATCGCGGCGGCGGTGCCGCCGGTCGACACGATCTCCACGCCCGCGGCCTCGAGCCCCCGCGCCAGGTCTTCGAGACCCGTCTTGTCGTAAACGGTGATCAGCGCACGGCGGATGGCGATGCGGGTCACTTCGTCGTCCTTCCTGGTGTCGGGCCGTGTCCGGCCTCTCCTGCGACTCGCCCCGGCCCGAGGCGGACGGTCCGCCCGGTCAGGGTCCAGCCCTCACGGGCCATGCGGCCCACCGTCTCGACGAGGAGGCCGCGCTCGACGCCCTTGATGCGCTCGTGCAGCGACTCCTCGTCGTCCCCCTCCCGTACGGCCACCGCCTCCTGGGCGATCACCGGGCCGGTGTCCACGCCCGCGTCGACGAGGTGGACCGTGCAGCCGGTGACGCGGACGCCGTACGCGAGGGCGTCGCGCACCGCGTGCGCGCCGGGGAAGGCGGGAAGCAGCGCCGGGTGGGTGTTGACGACCGGGAACGCGCCGAGCACGCGAGGACCGAGGATCTTCATGAACCCGGCGGAGACCACCAGGTCGGGCTTGTGCTCGGCGATGCGCTCGGCCAGACTCTCGTCCCACTTCTCCCGGTCGGGGTGGTCGCCCACCCTCTCGACGAACGTGGGGACGCCGGCACGCTCGGCCCGGATCAGGCCCTCGATGCCGGTACGGTCGGCCCCGACGGCCACGACGGTCGCGCCGAACGCGTGGTCTGTGGCCGCATCCAGCAACGCTTGCAGGTTGGTCCCCGAACCCGAGACGAGGACGACGAGCCGGAACGACAGGGCGGAACTCCTTCGTGAGCTGCCTTCGTTTTGCAGGTGATTGCCGGGAGATGGTTCCTTAGAGAGTGGTCGAGCGTGGAGGGCCGTCCCTCAACGCAGCTAAAGCGTATCGGGCGCCGGCCATCACGACTGACGACGGGCTATGCGGAACGCGAGGCGAGGAGACCGTGACTACACCCCTAAAGACGCCGGCCCCTGCGACCGGAGGACGCAGGGCTCTCGTCCTCGCCCTCATGGCGCTGGTGTTCACCCTGATGCTGCCGGCCGCCGGGCTGGCGCTGTCCATCTTCGCGATCGTCATCGCGATCCACGACCTGCGTCTGCTGAACCGTGAACGACGCGGGATCGGCATGGCGACCGGAGCCGTCGTGCTCTCGTCACTCGCGTTCGTCCTGGGGCTGGTGACGACGGGATTCCAGCTCTACTTCTCCGACGAGCTCAACGCCTACACCGAGTGCCGCAAGGGTGCGGGGACGGTGACCGCCCAGCAGGAGTGCTCCGACCAGCTCATGCGGGCGTTCGAGCGCAAGCTCGGGGTGGCCTGGCCCGCCGGCGTCCCCGCCCCCGCCTGAGACGCCTGCCCGCTGCGGCGTGCCGGGCGCGCCCTTCCCTCCGCCGCGTCCCGGGGACACGTTGTCCGGCCCCGCCGTCGGCGAGGTCGTCCTCGCCGCGTCCGTCGCCGAGTGGCCGGGGGAGGGATCAGTCGCGGTCCCAGGCGTAGGGATCGACGTAGATAACGTGACCCCCGCGGTCGTCGGTCTCGTCGACGATGTCCTTGCGCGGCTCCGGCGGAGGACTCGCCGCGGGCTTGCGCGGCGCGCCGGGATCACGGGAGGTGCCCCCGGGCCGCCGCGCGCTCATGTCGTCGAACGTCTCGGCCGCCGCGGCGGCGTGCTCGTCGGTCCAGTCGTCCCTGATCACCGGGATCGGCTGCGTATCCGCCTCGGTGGCGTCCAGCCAGTGGCCCGGCAGGTGGGCGCCGCGGGCGGGCCGCACCCGGCCGGCCGCCTTGGCGATCACGGCGCCGGCCTTCCGCACCGGCTCGGGCGGGGTGGCCGGCCTCCGGGAGATCAGCCACCAGTTGGCGATGCCGGCCGAGATGCCGGCGGCCACGCCGACCTCGAGCGCGACCGACAGCGCCACCTCCCAGGGAGACGGCCCTACTGCGGCCAGGCCCGCCCCGCCGAGCGGGCCGCCCGACAGCGCGGCGAGCGTCCCGGCGACGAGGCCGGTGGTGACGCCGCAGACGAACCCCCACAGGGGCGCGGCCTCGAACGACGGGGTCGGCGCGACACGGGCCGTCACCACGCCGGCGACGGCCCCGGCCGCGAACGGCACCGCGATCACGCCCATGACCCAGGCGGGCGCCGCGCCGGACGACGGCAGGGCGCCCAGCAGCGGCAGCATGGGCACCGCGCTCAGCTTGACCCCGGTGGGCGCGACCAGCGTTCCGGCGCCCACCGCGAAACCCGGCCCCGAGATGTAGGCCATGCCCCAGATCACCGCGTTGAAGAAGTAGAGGACCTCCAGGAGCAGGAGCAGCAGGCCGCCGACCACTCCGGGGCTGAGGACCTCCGACATCTGCTCGATCCTGGCGAAGTTGACCACCACGGCCCCGAGGACCAGCACGGCCCCGGCCAGGAGCATCACCGAGATCGCGACGGCCGTGCCGGAGACGAGCGACCGTGGCCGCTCGGGCAGCAGGCGCAGCATCGACCGCCACGGCCCGATCGTGCGGGCGGTGGCCACGGAGCCGGTGACGAAGGCCAGCAGCAGGTGGCTGACCAGCGCCTCCCCCAGGAACGGCCGCATGATCTCGTTGCCGGAGACCAGGGCGATCACCCCGGCGAGCAGCGCGTACGGCGCGGCCAGCGAGATGCCGGCCTGGGCGATGAGCACGAGCTGGGCGCGGCGGCGGGCGTTCTCGACGTCGCGGGGCGTGCCCTTGGGCAGCCGGGCCGGCATCCGCAGCCGCAGGTCGGCGTCGCGCGCCATCCACAGGCCGGCCCGGTAGAGCAGCGCCCCGGGCAGGATCATCAGCCCGATGGGCAGCAGGCCCACCCGGCCACCGGGGATCGCGAAACCGGCGTGGTGAGCGGCGAGCCAGAGCTGGCAGGCCGTACGGAAGACGCCGGGCAGGCCCTCGCCGAACGGCCCGCGAGGCGCGGCCATCCAGCCGATGAGCGTGACCGTGGTGAGCACGGCGAGGCCGACGCCGAGCGTCCCGACCGCTGCCAGCATGCCGGAGACGGGGAGCGGACGGCGGGTCTCCTCGTCGTCGCCGCCCCGGCCGAGCACGGCACGGGGAGCGGTCCTGAATTGATCGAGAAGGCCCGTCACGCTACCGCATCATCCCAGCCCCGCCGCTCTCCTCCACGACGCCACGCCGAGGAGTACGCAATCCGGACGCATCGGCGCGCGTAGCGGCAGGGGCCGGAGACGACCGCGACCTTGCACTCGCACCGCCGGAGCGGTGGGAGTGCAAGGGAGTCGACCAAGGTCGCGGACGACAGCCGGACGTGTGCGCGGTCAGCGGCTGGACATGATCTCGCGCATCAGGCGGGCGGTCTCGCTGGGCGTGCGGCCGACGCGGACGCCGACCTTCTCCAGGGCCTCCTTCTTGGCCTGGGCGGTGCCGGCGGAGCCGGACACGATCGCGCCGGCGTGGCCCATGGTCTTGCCCTCGGGCGCGGTGAACCCGGCCACGTAGGCGACGACCGGCTTGGTCACGTGCTCGTCGATGTAGGCCGCCGCGCGCTCCTCGGCGTCGCCGCCGATCTCGCCGATCATCACGATCGCGTCGGTCTCCGGGTCCTCCTGGAACGCCTGGAGGGCGTCGATGTGCGTCGTGCCGATGACCGGGTCGCCGCCGATGCCGACGCAGGTGGAGAAGCCGATGTCGCGCAGCTCGTACATGAGCTGGTAGGTCAGCGTGCCCGACTTCGACACCAGGCCGACGCGGCCCTTGGTGGTGATGTCGGCCGGAATGATGCCCGCGTTGGACACGCCGGGCGAGGCGATGCCGGGGCAGTTCGGGCCGATGATGCGGGTCTTGTTGCCCTTGGAGACGGCGTACGCCCAGAACTCGGTCGTGTCGTGGACCGGCACGCCCTCGGTGATGACCACGCACAGCGGGATCTCGGCGTCGATGGCCTCGCGGACGGCGGCCTTGGTGGCGGCCGGGGGCACGAAGACGACGGACACGTCGGCGCCCGTCTGCTCCATGGCCTCCTTGACCGTGCCGAAGACCGGCAGGCCCTCGTGCGTGATGCCGGCCTTGCGGGCGTTCACGCCGCCCACGACCTTGACGCCGGCGGCGAGCATGCGGCGGGTGTGCTTGGTGCCCTCACCACCGGTCATGCCCTGAACGATGATCTTGCTGTTCTCGGTGAGCCAGATAGCCATTACGCACCTACCGCGGCGAGCTGTGCGGCGCGCTTGGCCGCTTCGTCCATGGTGTCGACCAGCTCGACCCGCGGCAGCGCGGCGTCGGCCAGGATCTGCCGCCCGAGGGCGGCGTTGTTGCCGTCCAGGCGGACGACCAGCGGGTGGGTCACTTCCTCGCCCCGGCTCTGCAGGAGCTCGAAGGCCGAGACGATGCCGTTGGCGACCGCGTCGCAGGCGGTGATGCCGCCGAAGACGTTCACGAAGACCGACTTCACCGACGGGTCGGACAAGATGATCTCCAGGCCGTTCGCCATGACCTCGGCCGAGGCGCCGCCGCCGATGTCGAGGAAGTTGGCCGGCTTGGGCTGTCCGGGGAACTCCTCCCCCGCGTACGCCACGACGTCGAGCGTGGACATGACCAGGCCCGCGCCGTTGCCGATGATGCCGACGTTGCCGTCCAGCTTGACGTAGTTGAGGTGCTTCTCCTTGGCCCGGGCCTCCAGCGGGTCCTCCGCGGCCTTGTCGACGTACGCGACGTGCTCCGCCTGGCGGAAGTTCGCGTTGTCGTCGAGGGTGACCTTGCCGTCGAGCGCCTTCACCTGGCCGTCGGCCGACAGGATCATCGGGTTGACCTCGACGAGCGAGGCGTCCTCGTCGACGAAAACCGCCCAGAGCTTCTCGATCAGCTCGGCGGCGCCGTCCAGCGCCTGCTGCGGCAGGCCGCCGGCCACCGCGATCTCGCGGGCCTTGGCGCGGTCGACGCCCGTCAGCGGGCTGACCGGCACCTTCGCCACCTTCTCCGGCGCGGTGTGCGCGACCTCCTCGATGTCCATGCCGCCCGAGGCGGAGCAGATGGCGAGGAAGGTGCGGTTGGCGCGGTCGAGGAGGAAGGAGAAGTAGTACTCCTCCGCGATCTGGCTGGCCTCCTCGATCAGGACCTTGTGGACCGTGTGGCCCTTGATGTCCATGCCGAGGATCTGCGCCGCCTTCGCCTGCGCGTCGGCGGCGTCGTCGGCCACCTTCACGCCGCCGGCCTTGCCGCGCCCGCCGGTCTTGACCTGGGCCTTGACGACAACGCGTCCGGTGAGCTGCTCGGCAGCCGCCCGCGCCTCCTCCGCGGTGTGCGCGACGATTCCGCGCGGCACCGGGATGCCGTACTCCGCGAAGAGCTCCTTCGCCTGATGTTCGAACAGGTCCACGAGGGTCCGTCCCTTTTGATGTCCGAGGCCGGGCGCCGTCGTCCCGCCCGGCGTTTCCGCGCATGAAGCCTAGTCCCCGTGACGGCGTGACCACGTCATCGGGTCCCACTGGAGCCTTGCCAACAACCCTCAAGTACGGCAAGGTTGGGCAAAATGCCTAAACGGTGGCTGGAACCGCCGAACGGACCCATTCCACAATCTCCTGCGTCGTGGACCCGGGTGTGAAGATCCGCGCAACGCCCATCGTGGTCAGTTCCGGGATGTCGGCATCGGGAATGATTCCGCCGCCGAACACCACGATGTCCTCGGCCCCCTCCTCGCGCAGCACCTCGAAGAGCCGGGCGAACAGCGTCATGTGGGCGCCGGACAGGATGGACAGCCCGATGGCCGCCGCGTCCTCCTGGATCGCCGTACGGACGATCTGCTCCGGGGTCTGGTGCAGCCCCGTGTAGATGACTTCCATGCCCGCGTCGCGCAGCGCCCGCGCCACCACCTTCACCCCGCGGTCGTGCCCGTCGAGCCCCGGCTTCGCGACGACGACCCGAATCCTGCCTGCCATGAAGACCTCCCGCAGATGGTGCCCGCTGCCCGAAGCGTAACCGCCGCGCGCCGCCTCCCCGTGGAACGGCCCCCGTCTCCGGAGCCGGTCAGCCGCCTCCCGGACGCTCCCGGAGCAGCGCGCGCAGGCCGTCCACGAGCCCCTGCCTCTCCTGCGGGGTCATCGTGCGCACGGCCGCCGTGAGCGGGTCGTCGCGGCCGGCGTCGTCGCGGCCCTCGCCGCCGGCGGCGGCACGCCCCGCCTCGGTGACCCGCACGTAGACGCGCCGCCGGTCACGCTGGTCGCGCGTCCGCGCGACCAGCCCCCGGGTCTCGACGCGGTCGAGGAGTTCGGTGGTCGCGGCCCGCGACAGGCGCAGCCGCCCCGCCAGGTCGCCCACGGTGAGCGGCCCGTACGACACCAGGTGACGCAGGACCGACACCATCCGGGCGGTCAGGTCACGGCCCGGAAGCAGGCGACCGGACGTGCGCAGACGCCGGTGGACGGCGGGGTAGAGCCGGGATATCTCCTCGACCGCCGTGTTCTCCTCCATGGTGTCCTTTCGCTACGAACATTTCGCGGCGAAATAATAATCAGCCCGCATACCGGCCCACTAGCTGAAAACTCACAGGAAATGTGGATTTTCGTAACTCTTTTGTGATCACGAGCCGCGAAGATTTCCGGGCTGCCCTCTCGATCTTGAGGGCACTTACGGGAGGAATCACTTTGAAGCGAGCAATCATGGCGCTGGCGTGCGCCGCGACGGCCGCCCTCGTGGCGCCCGCCGTCGCCGCCCCCGCGCAGGCTCAGACCTCGGCGCAGGCGCCGACCCCCGCCGCAGACCCGGTCGCGGCGCTCCGCAAGCAGTTCGTCGCCGGACACGGCGTGCGGTACGTCTCCACGAGCACGATGAGCGTCCTCGGCATCCCGGCCATCAAGGTCACCTCGAACGGCGGCTACGCCTTCGGCCGGTCCGGCATCGCCGCGGCCGACAGCACGCAGAAGGTCAAGTACAGCGACCTGCTGAAGGACGAGGACGAGGACCTGAAGGGCGCGGAGGACCCCGTCCGCACGGTCGTCATCGGCAGGACCGCCTACTACTCCGGCGGCATCTACGCGGACCTGCTCCCGGAGGGCAAGACCTGGCTGCGGGTGCCCGGTGTGCGGCTGGACCCCACGCTGAGCGGGGGCGGGTACTTCAACGCCGCGGACTGGCGCAGCCTCAAGACGGTCCTCGCGACCACCAAGGCCAAGGGGCCGGGCGGCAGCGTCAACGGCGCGAAGACCACGCTCTACCGCGGCACCATCACCCTGGGGCAGCTGATGAAGGTCAGCCCGGGCCTGAAGTACGGCCTCGCCGGCCTGGGGACCAACCCCTCCAAGACCGTGGTGTCCTGGAAGCTGTGGGTCGGCTCCGACCAGCTCGTCCGCCGCGTCTCGGCCACCGCCGACCTGAAGGCGAAGACCGAGGGCAAGTCCGTCACCTTCACCCTGTCCGACGTCACCACGTTCGCCGGTTGGGGCAAGAAGGTCACGGTCAAGGCGCCGCCGAGGAGCCAGGTGGCCAACCTGAGCGACCTCGACAGCGAGCTGCCGGACACGCAGGGCCCGGTCATCCTGCCCAACTGATCCGCACGATCGGGCACGGGTGACCGCCGCGCGGACCGACCCCCGCGAGGCGAAGGTCAGAGGCGGCCGGTCCCGGGTGATGACACAGTGATCACACCCGGGGCCGGCCGTTCCGTTTCCGCCCCGCCGCCCACGTCTTCCGGGCGGCGACCGCCGGCGACGCGTCCACCGGTCAGGCGGCGACCGCCGGGGACTCCGGCAGCGCCCGCGGCGAGCGCGGAAAACAGGTCAGCGCATGATCAGAGCTTGTCGATCGGGGCGTAGGCGAGCAGCAGGGTCTTCTCGCCCTCGCTACCGAAATCGATCTTCACGCGCGTCTTCTCGGCCTGGCCGTCCACCGCCACCACCGTGCCGAGCCCGAAGGTGTCGTGGGTGACCCGGTCGCCCGGCGACAGGTTCGGCACCTGCCGGCCGCCGGTCTTCTGCGCGGGAGCCGTACGGGCGGCCGGGCGGGAGGTCGCGGCGGACCAGGCGGTCTTGCCCGGGTCGCCGCGCCAGTCGACCAGGTCGCCCGGCACCTCCGACAGGAAGCGCGAGGCGGGGTTGAACGACGGCGCGCCCCACGCCGAGCGGACCGCGGACCTCGACAGGTAGAGCCGCTGCTTGGCCCGGGTGATGCCGACGTACGCCAGCCTGCGCTCCTCCTCCAGCTCCTTCGGGTCGTTCAGCGAGCGCATGTGCGGGAAGACCCCGTCCTCCATGCCCGTGAGGAACACCACGGGGAACTCCAGGCCCTTGGCGGTGTGCAGGGTCATCAGCGTGACCACCCCGCCGTGGTCGTCGCCGTCGGGGATCTGGTCGGCGTCGGCGACCAGCGAGACCTGCTCCAGGAAGTCGACGAGCGTGCCCTCCGGGTTGGCCTCCTCGAACTCGGCGGCCACCGAGATCAGCTCGTTGAGGTTCTCCAGCCGGCTCTCGTCCTGCGGGTCGCCCGAGGTCTCCAGCTCCGTCCGGTAGCCGGTGGCGCTCAGCACCTCCTCCGCCAGGTCCGACAGCGGAAGCTCCTTGGCGCGCAGCTCGTCCAGCAGGGTGACGAAGTCGCGGATCGCGTTGAGCGAGCGGGTGGCCACCCCCGGCGCCTCGTCGGCCCGGCGCAGCGCCTCCCAGAAGCCGATGCGCTCGCGGTTGGCGAACGCCTCCACCATCGCCTCGGCGCGGTCGCCGATGCCGCGCTTGGGCACGTTGAGGATGCGCCGCAGCGACACCGTGTCGTTCGGGTTGGCCAGGACCCGCAGGTAGGCGAGCAGGTCCTTGACCTCCTTGCGCTCGTAGAACCGCACCCCGCCCACGACCTTGTACGGCAGGCCGGTGCGGATGAAGATCTCCTCGAACACCCGGGACGCGGCGTTGGTGCGGTAGAAGATCGCCACGTCGCCGGGGGTGACCCCGTGGTCGTCGCTCAGCCGGTCGACCTCCTGCGCGACGAACATGGCCTCGTCGTGCTCGTTGTCGGCGACGTATCCGATGATCTTCGGCCCCGCGCCCTGGTCGGACCACAGGTTCTTCGGCTTGCGGCCCTCGTTGCGGGAGATGACCGAGTTGGCGGCGTTCAGGATCGTCTGCGTGGAGCGGTAGTTCTGCTCCAGCAGGATCGTCCGCGCGTCCGGGTAGTCGCGCTCGAACTCCAGGATGTTGCGGATCGTCGCACCGCGGAAGGCGTAGATCGACTGATCGGCGTCGCCGACGACCACCAGCTCCGAGGGCTCGACGCCCTCCCGCACCACGTCGCCGTCGGCGGTGCGCACCTCGGGCCGCCCGACCAGCTCGCGGATCAGCATGTACTGCGCGTGGTTGGTGTCCTGGTACTCGTCGACCATCACGTGCCGGAACCGCCGCCGGTAGTGCTCGGCCACCTCGGGGAAGAGCTGGAACAGCGTGACCGTCAGCATGATCAGGTCGTCGAAGTCCATCGCGCCGGCCTCGGTGAGCCGCCGCTGGTAGGTGCGGTACGCCTCCGCGAGCGTGCGCTCCAGATGGGTCGAGGCCCGGTCGGCCGCCGTCTCGTAGTCGATCAGCTCGTTCTTGAAGTTGCTGACCTGCGCGGAGAAGGAGCGCGGCGGGTAGCGCTTGGGGTCGAGGTCGAGCTCGCGGCACACCATCGCCATGAGCCGCTGGGAGTCGGCCTGGTCGTAGATCGAGAAGCTGGAGGTGAAGCCCAGCCGCTTCGCCTCGCGCCGCAGGATCCGCACGCAGGCGCTGTGGAACGTCATGACCCACATGGCCCTGGACCGCGGCCCGACGAGCTTGTCGACCCGCTCCTTCATCTCGCGGGCGGCCTTGTTGGTGAAGGTGATCGCGAGGATCTCCCCCGGCTGGACGCCGCGCTCCGCCAGCAGGTACGCGACGCGGTGCGTCAGCACCCTGGTCTTCCCGGAGCCGGCCCCGGCGACGATCAGCAGCGGACTGCCCTGGTGGGTGACGGCGTCCCGCTGCTGCGGGTTGAGGCCGTCGAGCAATGGATGAGTGGCGGCTCGGGTGGACACCCTCCTTAGGTTATGGCCGCGCACCGACATCCGGGGCCCACTCGCCCGGCAAGTCACGTTTAAGGTGATGTGCCACACCATGAGGAGGCTGCTCGTGCTGGACGAGGCGGAAATCAAGAAGGTCCTGGTGGTCGTCGCGCACCCCGACGACATCGACTTCGGTGGCGCGGGAACGGTCGCCAGACTGACCGACTCCGGCGCGGAGGTCGTGTACTGCCTGGTCACGGATGGCGACGCGGGCGGATTCGACCGGGCGGTGGACAACGGCGGCATGGCGGCGCTGCGCCGCGCCGAGCAGACCGCCGCGGCCAAGTGCGTGGGCGTCGGCGACCTGCGCTTCCTGGGCTACCAGGACGGCACGGTCGAGCAGACGCTCGGTCTGCGGCGGGACATCACCCGGGTGATCCGCCAGGTGCGGCCCGACCTGGTCGTCACCTCGAGCCCCGACCGGAACTACGAACGGCTCGGCCCCAGCCATCCCGACCACCGCGCGGTCGGCGGCGCCACCCTCGACGCGGTCTACCCCGACGCGCGCAACCCGTACGCCTTCCCCGAACTGCTGGCCGACGAGGGGCTCGAGGCCTGGACCGTCCGCGAGGTGTGGCTCACCGGCGGGATGACCGTCAACCACTACGTCGACGTCACCTCCACCGTGGACCGCAAAATCGCGGCGCTGCGCGCGCACGAGAGCCAGACCGCGCACATCCCCGACCTCGACGGCATGGTCAAGGGCTGGCTCGCCGGCCACGCCGCCGCCGCGGGCCTCCCCGAGGGCTCGTACGCGGAGGCGTTCCAGCGGGTCGTCACCGCCTGAACACCCTCACCCCGGCGCCCCGCGTCCACCCGGGGGTGGAGATCGGCCGCTTTTCCGGTCCTGCCCGCCCTGCTCTCCACCCCCGCTTTCCACCCCCGCTTTCCACCCTGGCGCCGATCCGCTCCGCGGCCGCTCTTCCTACCGTCTTACGCATGCAGACAGCCCAGATCATCGTCATCGCCCTCGCCGCGGTCGCCCTCGTGATCTATCGGCAGATGACGCCGCGCCCCGCCGCCAGGCGCGCCGGCCTGATCATCGCCGCGGCCATGGTCCTGGCCGGGCTCGCCGCCGACGGGGACAAGCTCATCGACCCCCTCCACCCGGTGCTCGCCGTCGCCCTGCTCGCCGCGGGGCTCCTCGTGGCCGCGGGTCTCGGCGCGCTGCGGGCGGCGACCACCCGCGTCTGGCTCGACCAGCACGGCGTGGCGTGGTCGCAGGGCACCGTCATGACGCTGCTCGCGTGGGTGGGTTCCATCGCCGTCCGGGTCGCGATGATCTTCCTGACCGCCGTCCTCGGCGTGGCCTCGTCCCAGGGCTCCGTGCTCCTGTTCATCGGGGTGACCCTCGGCGTGCAGTTCCTCATGGTCGCCCGCCGGGCGAGCGCCCTGCCCGGCACCGCCGTCCCCGGTCTCCAGGCGGCCCGCTAACGTCGGGACGTGCTCAGACGTGACCGCTCACACCCTCCCGGCCACCCGGACGGGAGCCGGGGAGGCTCGGAGGCCCACCGCAGGAACGCGATCGCCGGCGGGTGCCTGCTGGCGGCGGTCACCGCGATGCTGATCGGCGGGCAGGCGACCACCGCGCCGGGATTCGGCCCGACGGGCGAGCGGCTCGCCGTCACCGTGCTGACCGCCGCCATCGCCGTCGTCCTGGCCACGATGATCGTGCTCCGGCTGTGGCCGGCCGTGCTCCCGCGCCGCCGGGACACGGGTCGCGTGCAGGCCGTTCTTCTCGGCCTCGTCATCGTGCCGGCCCTCGTCCTCGACGCGATCTCGAAGGGTGGCAGCCCGGCCGTCGCCGTGGTCATGTTCGCGACCGGAGCGGCGGCTGTGCGGCATCCGCTCAGCCGGTCGCTGCCGATCCTGCTGCTCGCCCTGGCGGGGCTCGGGGCGGTCACCATGGGCGTCATGTCACCCGTGGCTCCCGCCGGACCGGCCGATCGCGGCGTCAGCCTGGGCGTGTCGCTCTGCGTGGTCTTCACGGTCGCCTACGCGATCAGGCAGCGCAGGGCCGCGACCGCCGCGCAGGCGGGCGAGGCCGTGCTGGCCGAACGCGCCAGGATCGCCAGGGAGATCCACGACATCCTCGCGCA
Proteins encoded in this region:
- a CDS encoding sensor histidine kinase, which encodes MLRRDRSHPPGHPDGSRGGSEAHRRNAIAGGCLLAAVTAMLIGGQATTAPGFGPTGERLAVTVLTAAIAVVLATMIVLRLWPAVLPRRRDTGRVQAVLLGLVIVPALVLDAISKGGSPAVAVVMFATGAAAVRHPLSRSLPILLLALAGLGAVTMGVMSPVAPAGPADRGVSLGVSLCVVFTVAYAIRQRRAATAAQAGEAVLAERARIAREIHDILAHSLSAQIVHLEGARLLLRAERSEEALDRVERARELAKNGLEEARRAVAALRDDAPPLPAALDALAEEFREATGRECTLDIRGPRRRLPPEIELAMIRTAQEAVTNVRRHAPGSPAAVRLDFRGGECELEVVNPPSDTPGTPGGGYGLVGMRERAELLGGTLEAGEVEDGFRVRLRVPA
- the pcrA gene encoding DNA helicase PcrA, with product MSVRGHNLRRVSTRAATHPLLDGLNPQQRDAVTHQGSPLLIVAGAGSGKTRVLTHRVAYLLAERGVQPGEILAITFTNKAAREMKERVDKLVGPRSRAMWVMTFHSACVRILRREAKRLGFTSSFSIYDQADSQRLMAMVCRELDLDPKRYPPRSFSAQVSNFKNELIDYETAADRASTHLERTLAEAYRTYQRRLTEAGAMDFDDLIMLTVTLFQLFPEVAEHYRRRFRHVMVDEYQDTNHAQYMLIRELVGRPEVRTADGDVVREGVEPSELVVVGDADQSIYAFRGATIRNILEFERDYPDARTILLEQNYRSTQTILNAANSVISRNEGRKPKNLWSDQGAGPKIIGYVADNEHDEAMFVAQEVDRLSDDHGVTPGDVAIFYRTNAASRVFEEIFIRTGLPYKVVGGVRFYERKEVKDLLAYLRVLANPNDTVSLRRILNVPKRGIGDRAEAMVEAFANRERIGFWEALRRADEAPGVATRSLNAIRDFVTLLDELRAKELPLSDLAEEVLSATGYRTELETSGDPQDESRLENLNELISVAAEFEEANPEGTLVDFLEQVSLVADADQIPDGDDHGGVVTLMTLHTAKGLEFPVVFLTGMEDGVFPHMRSLNDPKELEEERRLAYVGITRAKQRLYLSRSAVRSAWGAPSFNPASRFLSEVPGDLVDWRGDPGKTAWSAATSRPAARTAPAQKTGGRQVPNLSPGDRVTHDTFGLGTVVAVDGQAEKTRVKIDFGSEGEKTLLLAYAPIDKL
- a CDS encoding PIG-L deacetylase family protein; the protein is MRRLLVLDEAEIKKVLVVVAHPDDIDFGGAGTVARLTDSGAEVVYCLVTDGDAGGFDRAVDNGGMAALRRAEQTAAAKCVGVGDLRFLGYQDGTVEQTLGLRRDITRVIRQVRPDLVVTSSPDRNYERLGPSHPDHRAVGGATLDAVYPDARNPYAFPELLADEGLEAWTVREVWLTGGMTVNHYVDVTSTVDRKIAALRAHESQTAHIPDLDGMVKGWLAGHAAAAGLPEGSYAEAFQRVVTA